agaaacaacaaatgctggatTGGTTGTGGAAAAAGAGGAACCTTCTTACattgttggcgggaatgcaagttggtacagtccCTGTGGAAGACATtgcggaggttcctcaaagtagaaaatagagctaccctacagccCAGTAAACACTCTAGTGGGCACTTAGtgcaaagacacaaatgtagtgaaaagaagggctgcATGCACCCCAATCTTCATaacagcaatatccacaatagccaaactgtggaaagagctgagatgcccttcaagagatgaattgataaagaagatgtggttcatatggacaatggaatattactcaaccatcagaaaggatgaatacccaacttttttttaaaatcagaaattatatatattttttatttcttttcagtgtaacagtattcattgcttttgcaccacacccagtgcaccatgcaatacgtgtcctccctaatacccaccaccttgttccccccacctcccactccccgccccttcaagaccctcaggttgtttttcagagtccatagtctctcatggttcacctccccttccaatctccctcaactcccttctcctctccatctccctatgtcctccatgttatttgttattctcctgaagctgtttcaaaaaattaaagcagaaggaaaacttccagactctttttatgaagccagcattaccctgatccctaaaccaggcaaagaccccaccaaaaaggagaatttcagaccaatacccaacttttgtatcaacatgctgagtgaaataagtctgagaaaatcaactatcatatggttttccttatttgtggaacataaataatagcatggaagacattaggagaaagaaggggaaaataaaggttGGGGGGTATCAGAGCAGGAGACCaacaatgagagactatagaggccaggaaacaaatggagggttttagagaggaggggagtagggggatgggtgagcccagtgatgggtattaaggagggcacagattgcatggggcactgggtgttatacacaaaggATGATTCATgaaacacaacatcaaaaactaatgatgtagtgtatggtgactaacataacatcataataattaacacacacacacacacacacacacacacacacaaaacccaaaaTGGAAGAAGAGGTCCCTAACACGTGAGGCCTCTCTGCCTGACGTCTGTTTCACAATCCAGAGCAAATCGCTGCCTCACAGCTGTGTCACTGCATTATAgatgcttccttcctcttccatcacGAGAGGAGTGGGCTGTTCCTCCCCACAGAACAGAGGCCCCATCGCCCTAGCACACATATTTGCAGTGAACAGGACCGTCAGGCCTCCACAATGTGGGCCCCTGCCTCCggaccctgccctcctccccacctgctgcTGGCTCTGCTGTGGGGACTCACAGGTGAGCATTGCCTTGAGGGAGACTCCCCTTTCCCTACCTCTTCAACCTCTCTTTGCCCGGGGGCATTTAGGGCCTCCATATAAACACAGGTGTGCTACCCACACCCTCCACAGAAAGCCAAGGACTGGGTCTCATctgagcttgaaatcaggtatcTGAGCATTTCCTCTGGGGATCCATTACTTGTACTGGTTACCACCGGCAACCAAAGAATCAATGCTTCAATGGGTAACAATGACTTATGTTCATTGatctaatcctcacaacatccCTGCCTGAAAGCTCTGACTATACTCCTGATCGCAGATGGGGAAACCGAAGCAgacagagcccagcccagagtCACCTACTTAAGTCCCTGGAGCAGCTGGGGTTCATGTCCAGCCAAGTGAGCTCCACAGTTCACCCTGTTAACCATGTTATGCTGCCTGGTTCCTCAGTGGAGGCCAAGTGCAGAAATGTCAGAAACACAGGCAAACAGTAGAAGAGCCATCACGCAGCACACACAGAGATCTTCAGAGTTCCACTGTGCTGTGTGCAttcttaaactcttttttttaattttttaattttttaattttttttttattttcagcgtgacagtattcattgtttttgcaccatacccagtgctccatgcaatccgtgtcctctccaatacccaccacctggttcccccaacctcccaaccaccgccccttcaaaaccctcagatttttttcagactccatagtctctcatggttcacctccccttccaatttccctcaactcccttctcctctctaactccccttgccctccatgctattcgttatgctccacaaataagtgaaaccatatgataattgactctctctgcttgacttatttcactcagcatgatctcttccagtcccgtccatgttgctacgaaagttgggtattcatcctttctgatggaggcatattGTTAATGATGTGCTGCATGTTTCCAAGGTGCCAAAATTATTACTAAagtttaacatataatataatttcatttaatcctcaaaacaatcaATATACTAGCATGCTGGGCCACATTGTACATACACAGGGAATGCATTTacctctttgtgtgtgtgcacctgcgtGCGTGCATAGGAATGGGCATAGGGAAAGGTCcacatgtgtctgtgtgcacacacatgggatttttaaaaacacttaaaacactttgctttttctcctcatAATAATTTCACTTCTGCATGAAATGCACATTGGACAGATGTTTGGTTCCCTGTCTCTGAGCTACTCATCctcttttttaattctctaaacCTTCCTCTCACCCCTCACCAAGCTCTCAAGTTAAACAAACTTCTCTCTTGGTAAAATGAGTAGAATCTTGTGCATTACTACCTTGGCAATGGCTCCACGCTGGATTCAAGTGGGTGAGGAAAGAATGGTCACAAATTCAGAGACTGCTGCCTGTGTGATCTGCATCtgtaattatatacattttcctATCCCAATCCCAATTATCTGGTGTCCACTGATGCCTCCGTGTCTCCGGAAATCTCCTGAGTGATAACCTTCTAAATTCCTGAGCACTCACCAtgtgccacacacacacctggaaatGCCTATGTCCATTACGTCATGCAATCTTTATATCCAAAGTAGACATTCCTCTCACCTCTACCTTGGAATTAAGAAAAGAAGACACAGGAAGGGCCAAGGTCACTGAGTATAAGTCGGAGggctaggatttgaacctaggcagtCCGATTCTAGATCTCACAGGTCTAATCATTGCTCTTTTCAAACCCTATGACCCCACATCCATCCCATGATATTTCTGCAGATCTTCCAACCAGTGTGGGAAAGGGGGTGGTGTGGTGAAGAACGTTTGTGGTTTGCTTCTCTCAAGTGCTTCTGTATTCTGGGTATATGCAAGTGTTTATTTCCTCCAAGTCATCTATGTGGGAAACTCAGCTTCTGATATACAATCCTGAGAAATTCTCTGCTGAAAATAGAGTTTGTGGTATCAGAAAGGGGTCACATTGGGCACTCACAcattatacaaatattaactaTATACCTACAAGGTGACAAGAACAGTTATATTAATGTAGGGCATATTGATGAATAAAAGAGACAAAGTAGTTGCCCTTGTAGAAGTTGTATCATAGTGGAGGAAAGGACAGGAAACTATAGACGCAATAAATCAGTAAGTAACAAAGGATACAGAAAGTGAGGAGCGTTAAGGAAAAAACAGGACAGTACAGCTGGATATGGCAATCGGAGAATGCTAGGGTGGGATGCACTTAAACAGGTAGCCTGGAGCAAAGATTTTAAGAAGGTGGGGGAGTGAGCCATATGATTTTCTGGGAGAAGAGCCTTCCCAAACAGCATGGGAACAGCATGAGAGCAGAATCCTCTTGCTCTGTTCAAGGATTAGGGGTTTTACTCTGAATGAAATGGTACCTATGCAAGGTTTTGAAGACAGAAGTGACACAATCTGATATGAGTTTCATTCTAGCATTTGGTTGAGAATGGAGGACCACAGGGCATAGAGAGAAGCAGCTAGAGCCCTCAAGAGCTCAGTCTATCCATGAGACCAAGGAAAAGTGGTTTGCAGCAAGACAGCAGCcagcagagaaaaggggaagaggtCAGACTGTGGGTGCCTGCAGTAGGGGAGCCATTAGGATGTCCCGGTGCATAGGAAttgaggtgggaaggaaaggtACCCAAGGGTCGGGACCATAAGCATCCGAGAAAATAAAGGTGCCTCTGCTGGGATGTGCAAGGATGTGTAGGAAACTGAGTTCAGTGTAGGACATGTTAGCTGTGAGAGGTTTACTCCTAGCTAAGAAAAAGGTCGAATGGTGTTTGAACCTACAAAGCATAGCTCAGAGGCAAGGCCTGGGCCAGAAATAGTAATAAGAGGATTATAGATACACAAATGGTAGATTTTTCACCTTTCCTTGGCTCCTCGTGACTACCTgatcctcttccctctcccctcccatacACCCTACATGTCTCCCTCCATCGTGCATTCCTGTTACTTCCCATTTTTCTCCTAGCAGTTCAGCATCCTGACCCCAGTCTTCTCCAAACTTGAAACCAAAGTACGTATTGTTCTTGGCACACCCAGGACCTGCCTataatacctgccctccttaggAGGCTTGTTTGGTTGCAAGTACCACTAAGTGCATGGGTTTTACCAACTCACATGTTGCAAGGGTGAACCACAATTTCCTCCCTGAGGAgtagcaaagaaatggaaaagaacactGGGTGTATGTGTGATGCAccagcagcctgcttctctgattTCTGTCCCTGCCCAGTTTTGAAGACACTTAACGTAAGAAGGAAAGAGTTTCTGCTTCTTGATGTCTCCAGAGACTAGCTAGTCACCAAAGCAGGAAATCCAGCTACGAATTCAAACCTGCTCTGGGCCACATCACTGagtctctctgtgtctttgtttcatttcctcGGTTATGATGGGGTGTCCCAATACAGGCTCCGGGGGAGGGCCACTCCCGGTGCGCACTCGGTCAGGGAGCTGTTGTGCGTAAACTCGTGAGGAGATGCACAGGATCATGGCAGGATGAGTAGACGACTGCTCTGTTTACCCTCCAGGTGTGGCCGGTGAGGCAAGGCTGCAGGTGATCCAGCCTGACAAGTCAGTGTCTGTCGCAGCTGGACAGACAGCCACTCTGCGCTGTACCGtgacctccctgctccccacagggCCGGTTCAGTGGTTCAGGGGGACAGGGCCAGGTCGGGAGTCAATCTTCAGTTTCAAAGGAGGACACTTCCCCCGAGTAACAAATGCTTCAGACTTCACAAGGAGAAACAACACGGACTTTTCCATCCGCATCAGTAACATCACCCCAGCAGACACCGGAACCTACTACTGTGTGAAGTTCCAGAAAGGGACCCCTGATGTGGAGTTTAAGTCTGGACCAGGCACCCAGGTCACTGTGAGTGGTGAGTATGGCCTGGGCCTCATTTGTCCCCTGGTTGTGACAACAAGTCAATAAGAATGCGCTCCATTATCTGACCAACGACTAAGAATCAGGCGTTGTGGTGGGTGTCCCTGGCTTTAGCAATCCCAACAACACCGGGCGTCCCATTCCTGGCTCTGCTGACTAAGGATGACTGGGAGGCACATCCTGGAGGGTGTTCAGCTCTGTGAGCGAGAGTTCACATTATAGACTCAGTTGTCGGGACCCCACATCTTCCATCTGGTGTTGTCCAGTCAACATGTCTGGACACCCGGAGGGACCCCTCCACATAACCACTTGCAGTGAGAAAGTCAGATGGAAAAGGAGGGTGGCTGTCACTGTCAGACTGGAGAAGGTGGGACATTTGTTCTGTTGTGGATGAAACAGCTGGAGGCCACAGGAAGTCCACCTCAGATGCAATGACCAGTAAGGAGCAGTCCCGTTGTAACAGGACCAAAGGAGCTTGGCTCCTTcgtgagggagagacagagaccaccCCGGGGAAGTTTTCTCACAAAGCTGTCTTTATTTTACAGGTAAGGGATCACAGGGAATAATTTCCAAAGCCATAATGCGCAACAGGGGCAAGTAGGCTCTCCATATTAGGGCTGGAGAAGAATATTCAGAGGGGGAGTTTTACACAATAATGAGACTGAGGTTACTGTCAGCCACTTTCTGATTCATCTGCTCTTTTCCATCTGAGTTTCCAGTGAGAAATTCCAAGCAAAACTGCTTACATTCCCTTACTCGCCCCTCCGTGCAACCCCGGAAGGAGAAATCTCTCCTATCCCATGTCACAGAGGAGGAGCCACGCTTTGCCACAGCCCCACTTGTGTTCAGCTGGACAGCTGGTTGTGGCTTTCTTGGGGGTCCCCTGTCCCCTGCGCAGACTGCTGCACATGCTCTCTGACCTCAGTGAGATGTGCAGGAAGGCAGCTAGGATCGGTTGATGCCAACACTCAGACGCATCAGAAACGTCCTTCTTGTGCCCAGATTGGTGGGAAGTCACCTGGCATGGAAGAAAAAGGGGCCTGGAACTGCACCTGGGCCCTGCCTCCGACTCAGTGTTGAGCTGTGGTACTTCATGGCTTCCTCTGTGTGAGGAGGAGAAGACACCGCCCTCCACACACTATCAGAAGGGTGTCCGGTTATCCACAGGGCCTCACATATATCCTGAGCGCTGATGACCACAGGCATGCTCACTGTTCACAAATGTTCCTCTTGTAGCCAAACCCTCTCCCCCCGTGGTGTCGGGCCCCACAGTCAGGGCCTCACCGGAGCAGACAGTGAACTTCACCTGCAAGTCCCACGGCTTCTCCCCCAGAAACATCACCCTGAGATGGTTCAGAAACGGGAATGAACTGGCAGCCTCCCAGACCAGCGTGGacccagaaggaaacagaatgtCCTACAGCATCTCCAGCACAACCAGACTGGTGCTGGCCCTGGGGGACGTTCGCTCCCAGGTCATCTGCGAGGTGACCCACGTGACCTTACAAGGGGGCCCTCCTCTTCGTGGGACTGCCAACCTGTCTGAGGTCCTCCTAGGTAGATGCCCCTCCcgcccagccccagcctgggtcTGGCCCCCAAGTCCCTGAGCATGCCCCTCCCCCGTCCATTTCCTGGATCTGACCCCTGGCAGACCCTCCAGGTCACCTGCACCTAGATGTGCTGTCACCTCCTACTGTTTCCATGGCCTCTGGGTGGtgaacacctaccatgtgccaatTACTGCGCTCGGTAGTATCCCTTACTTTACCGTAGCAATTCcaattattgagcacctgctgtactCCATGCCACGTGTGCTTGGTGAGGTCATTTGTTTTGCTACAGTTATTCTATTCCAACTGTATGCGTGGGGGTGAGAATCTCGATTTCATTCAGTCTTAGCCTATGAGGAGCCATCAAtccttgagcacctactgtgtgctaggcactgcgCTTAGggatttcattcatatgcaaACACTACCCCCAGTGTTTGAGCCCCAGCTGCATGCCTAGCCCTGTTCTGGGTGACTCCCTTGCTGTGTGGGGGGAGCTAAGTTCTCGAGCCCCTCCCCCATGGTCCATCTGTTCCATGAGGTGAGAGCTTCTGCCCTGTGCTGTTTCAGTTCCGCCCACCGTGGAGGTTTCCCAGCAGCCCCTGTTAGGGGATCAGGTGAAGGTCACTTGCCAAGTGAAGAAGTTCTACCCCCAGCGCCTCCAGCTGACCTGGTTGGAGAATGGCAACGTGTCCCGAACAGAAACGGCCTCAAGGCCCTCGAACCTTGTAGAGAACACGGATGGGACCTTTAACTGGACGAGCTGGCTCCTGGTGAACTCATCCGCCCACAGGGAAGACGTGGTGTTCACCTGCCTGGTGCAGCATGACGGGCAGCCCGCGGTCACCAGAAACCATACCCTTGTGGCTTCAGCCCACCAGAAGGACCAGAAAACCCATAAAACCCAGGGTGAGACCTCAATGATCCTGTTTCTTTTGTCCTGCTCCTTGTTCCTTCACCTGACAATGATTAAGTCACCATGCCTGGCCAGACACCCCGTCCCCCTGTTATTTCCCACCTGGCATGATCTCTATCCATTCTATGCTTTTTCATCATCACTGCAGAAATTGTCTGCACTTTGCACTCTGAAATTCCAGCAGGGGCCCTGAGGACCCGGGTGACCGTGTGTGGTCACACCTGgggtctcctctctccctttatttGTGACAGCAATAGTCATGGTTGCTCACAGTACATTTACATTATGCCAATAACAACTCATTTCTGGTCTCCTTTCCTGCTTAACCAACCCTGTGACCTGGAATTTTACAGAAGGAACTCAGGGAAAAATGAGGGAccaatgatgaacattttctgcCCTTAGGACAGCTGATGAGCTAAGCTAGTCGAGGGAAACCTGAGTCCCTGAAGAGGGACCAGCAACCTgtgcaaaaaaagggggggattaaTTATAGCAGGGGAACATTGTCCCAAAGAACTACGGAGTCCCCTTTCTACAACTAAAGCAttccttatttctctctcatataaCATCAGGGGGAGGTCAAACAAGTTTTCCAGGAGTCTTTGTTCCAGAAGATCTTTCAAAGGTCCATGTTCCTTCTAACATGCCCAATGACAGTGTCCTCTTGCCTGGGTCAACCCTGGGCCACAGAGTGTTCATGTCACTGCTGGCCAGGGGACTAGAGataggaaggggaaaaggaaccaTTTCCCTTAAAACTGGAGGTATGCAGAAGTTGCATGATTGTGTCCACTAATGACTTAGTCATGGATCCACATCCAGCTCCAAATGGAGTCCACACTTGTATGGTCATGTAATTAATGACATGGTTCTTTCTATAAAACCAATACTATTACACTCTtagtaaaattaacaataattccaGTATCATCTAAAATGGAGTATACATTCCAGTTTCCCAAAGCTTCTTCTATTAACTTTATTTTGTGGACCTAACTTGGTTTTAATTCACCTGTAAATGCTTAAAAGAATTTTCCTGTGAAATACCTGGGtctccatgattcttttttttttccccaatatttatttatttatttcacagagagagagagatcacaagtaggcagagaggcaaacagagagagagagagaggtggaagaagtttccctgctgagcacggagcccaatgtaggattccatcgcaggaccctgggatcatgacctgagccgaaggcagaggcttaacccactgagccacccaggcgcctgattcttttatttctctgaaaagaatCTGAATAGCTAGGGCTACTCAAATTCTTCATTTCATATTGGATGCTTGTGGGAGGCTGTGCTTTTGAGAAATGtggtctttttctctgtgttgtcAAATTTCTGCACATAGATCTTCTCATAGTATTACCTAGTAATCCTTGTGATGTCTGTAGGGTATCCCATTTCATCCCTGATATTGGAAATGGgtcaattctcattttttttcattgttacaatggttagaagtttttaaaatttatcagtcTTCTCAAAGAACCCACGTTCATTTCAGTGATATTCTCCATTGTTTGTTgttaatttctttgctttttctcctcttttttttttatttccttctcttgatttgggcttattttgctcttcctcattttttttttgaaatgggaaaaacattATCAAGTctagacttttctttgttggaataCCACAGCTGGGCCTCCTTCTGGTCTTGGGGAATCGGGAGTGTGGACTCAGGATACCTGGTGTGGGTTCCTCCTCCAGAATGGAAGCAACTAGCCCAcctgccttcctcttccacctTTCAGAGCCCTCCATGCATGGGCCTCACATGAGTTCCAGGGGGCAGGCTTCTACTGAGccaggagaggtgggagagaTGAGTCCATACCATCTCCTGCCCTTTCCTGTGTttggtgagggtgggaggggaatgGCATAAGGGGATGTGCATTTGGATGTGGagagttttctcttttgtctccagAGATTCTGCAGTTTGGGCATTGCTCTTCAAGGACTACTGAGAGCCAGTTTTCCATAGAATTTACAGTCCACTTGTTTTTCATTTGGGTTGAGAGGCTATATTTGGAGATGagtagttaagcctctgtctcGTACTCAGCAGCCCATTACAAAGTGCCCACAGGGCTTTGAAAGTCTTGGCCCCAGTGTCCCTATCCCATATCTCGGTATCCATCTCCCATATTTCCCCATCAGGGCCCTACTC
The window above is part of the Lutra lutra chromosome 9, mLutLut1.2, whole genome shotgun sequence genome. Proteins encoded here:
- the LOC125108184 gene encoding signal-regulatory protein beta-1-like, which translates into the protein MWAPASGPCPPPHLLLALLWGLTGVAGEARLQVIQPDKSVSVAAGQTATLRCTVTSLLPTGPVQWFRGTGPGRESIFSFKGGHFPRVTNASDFTRRNNTDFSIRISNITPADTGTYYCVKFQKGTPDVEFKSGPGTQVTVSAKPSPPVVSGPTVRASPEQTVNFTCKSHGFSPRNITLRWFRNGNELAASQTSVDPEGNRMSYSISSTTRLVLALGDVRSQVICEVTHVTLQGGPPLRGTANLSEVLLVPPTVEVSQQPLLGDQVKVTCQVKKFYPQRLQLTWLENGNVSRTETASRPSNLVENTDGTFNWTSWLLVNSSAHREDVVFTCLVQHDGQPAVTRNHTLVASAHQKDQKTHKTQESKPSTPILMAVTLGPKLLLLITVSAIYVHKKRGPDFLPSDATSSGQMVNVNQSTQGKEKKPDL